Proteins encoded within one genomic window of Candidatus Nezhaarchaeales archaeon:
- a CDS encoding antitoxin VapB family protein, with product MTKYATISVPVEVKKVLEKAKGDMEWGVFILRLYTEVQRLRGMRAFEELIKTLSEDDLKAIAESSREFRERFTFR from the coding sequence GTGACGAAGTACGCAACGATATCCGTTCCCGTCGAGGTCAAAAAGGTTTTGGAGAAGGCTAAGGGTGATATGGAGTGGGGCGTGTTCATTTTAAGGCTGTACACCGAGGTGCAGAGGTTAAGGGGTATGAGGGCTTTTGAGGAGTTAATCAAAACCCTTAGCGAAGACGATCTTAAAGCCATAGCGGAGTCCAGCAGGGAGTTTAGGGAGAGGTTCACTTTCAGATGA
- the argC gene encoding N-acetyl-gamma-glutamyl-phosphate reductase: MEVEKKSASVKVGIIGASGYTGGELLRILLGHPEVEVKIATSREYAGEYLFRVHPNLRGLTDLKFTPLDLKTIISTCDVVFTSTPHGASAKLIPQLLEAGLKVIDLSADFRLKDPKKYEEWYGWKHPKPELLQEAVLGLPELHREELKRAKLIACPGCIATASILALAPLVKAGLIALDRIIIDAKMGSSGGGAKPSPATHHAERFGVIRPYAAAKHRHCAEIEQELSLIASREVKVAMSAHAVNIVRGILVTAHTFASKQVSQPELWRAYRGMYGKEPFVRIVKDRKGVYRLPDPKVVVGTNFCDVGFELDERLNRIVALSAIDNMVKGASGQAVQCFNITLGIDERTALNLPGFHPI, encoded by the coding sequence ATGGAAGTAGAGAAGAAATCGGCAAGCGTAAAGGTGGGAATAATAGGGGCTTCGGGGTATACTGGCGGAGAACTATTAAGGATCCTACTCGGACATCCCGAGGTTGAAGTTAAAATCGCTACTTCTAGGGAGTACGCTGGCGAATACCTATTTAGGGTTCACCCTAACCTAAGGGGTTTAACCGACCTTAAGTTTACCCCCCTCGACCTAAAAACCATTATTAGTACGTGTGACGTAGTATTTACTTCAACACCCCATGGCGCATCAGCTAAGCTAATCCCTCAGCTCCTAGAGGCTGGATTAAAGGTTATTGATTTAAGCGCGGACTTCAGGTTGAAGGACCCTAAGAAGTACGAGGAATGGTATGGCTGGAAGCATCCTAAACCGGAACTCCTCCAGGAGGCGGTTTTAGGACTACCGGAGCTTCACCGTGAGGAGTTGAAAAGGGCGAAGCTTATAGCTTGCCCAGGCTGTATAGCGACGGCTTCCATCCTAGCTTTAGCCCCCCTCGTTAAAGCTGGGTTGATAGCATTGGACCGTATAATTATCGACGCGAAAATGGGTTCATCCGGCGGTGGAGCCAAGCCTTCACCCGCTACACATCACGCGGAGCGCTTCGGAGTTATAAGGCCTTACGCGGCGGCTAAGCATAGGCATTGCGCTGAAATAGAGCAGGAGTTAAGCCTAATAGCTAGTAGGGAGGTTAAGGTGGCTATGTCGGCGCACGCAGTAAACATAGTTAGAGGTATCCTAGTAACAGCCCATACCTTCGCCTCTAAGCAGGTATCCCAACCTGAGCTATGGAGGGCCTATAGGGGGATGTATGGTAAGGAGCCCTTCGTAAGGATCGTTAAGGATAGAAAGGGGGTTTACCGCCTCCCAGACCCTAAAGTAGTAGTAGGTACAAACTTCTGCGACGTAGGCTTCGAGCTTGATGAACGCCTAAATAGGATTGTAGCTTTATCGGCGATCGACAACATGGTTAAAGGCGCCTCAGGCCAAGCAGTACAATGCTTCAACATAACCCTCGGAATAGATGAACGTACGGCGCTCAACCTCCCCGGCTTCCACCCGATTTAA
- the bzdN gene encoding benzoyl-CoA reductase, bzd-type, subunit N produces MEAEAILQRFKEWVDKRHEYAKAWKERTGGKVVGYFCTYVPEEILYAAGVLPVRVLGSHEPPTMTEPYIFAMYCPFCRDCLQQGLKGRFNYLDGIVEGQSCLHLRQAFMAWRLYIPTEYAYWIYVPHGVQTPRAIPYLAKEYAKFKESLEKWLGKRITNEDLDRGIRILNRNRQLLRKVYEYRKLDRPKITGLEAMEIALSSQMTDKEEHSQLLEKLLEALPNREMDRDPGVRLMIIGSEDDDREFISNVESLGATFVIEEHCTGTRYFWNDVVPQEDRLMAIAERYVKRVPCPSKDWPELTRIKHAVNLAKEYKAQGAIVMQMKFCDPHGIEIPPLRESLEEAGVKTYPLEFDVTVPWGQFRTRVEAFMETLTGLEELF; encoded by the coding sequence GTGGAAGCTGAAGCCATACTTCAACGGTTTAAGGAATGGGTCGATAAACGCCACGAGTACGCTAAGGCTTGGAAGGAGCGAACCGGCGGTAAGGTTGTAGGCTACTTCTGCACCTACGTACCCGAGGAAATACTATACGCAGCCGGAGTTCTACCGGTTAGAGTTCTAGGTAGCCATGAGCCTCCCACCATGACCGAGCCCTACATATTCGCCATGTACTGCCCCTTCTGCCGAGATTGTCTTCAGCAGGGTTTAAAGGGGAGGTTTAACTACCTAGACGGCATCGTTGAAGGCCAGTCCTGCCTACACTTAAGGCAGGCCTTCATGGCTTGGAGGCTCTACATACCCACCGAGTACGCCTATTGGATATACGTACCACACGGCGTTCAAACGCCTAGAGCTATACCCTACCTAGCTAAGGAGTACGCTAAGTTTAAGGAGTCCCTCGAGAAGTGGCTAGGTAAACGTATAACCAATGAGGATCTTGATAGGGGGATAAGGATCCTTAATAGGAATAGGCAACTCCTACGAAAAGTATACGAGTATAGGAAGCTTGATAGGCCGAAGATAACCGGCCTCGAAGCGATGGAGATAGCTTTATCCAGCCAAATGACCGATAAAGAGGAGCATTCACAGCTATTAGAAAAACTTTTAGAAGCCTTACCCAATAGGGAGATGGATCGAGACCCCGGCGTTAGGCTAATGATAATAGGTAGCGAAGACGATGATCGCGAGTTCATAAGTAACGTGGAAAGCCTCGGCGCCACCTTCGTTATCGAGGAGCATTGTACCGGTACTAGGTACTTCTGGAACGACGTAGTACCTCAAGAGGATAGGCTCATGGCTATAGCTGAACGCTACGTTAAAAGGGTCCCGTGCCCAAGTAAGGATTGGCCCGAGCTCACGAGGATAAAGCACGCCGTTAACCTAGCTAAGGAGTATAAGGCTCAAGGGGCTATCGTAATGCAGATGAAGTTCTGCGACCCCCACGGTATTGAGATACCGCCCTTAAGGGAGTCCCTTGAAGAAGCGGGCGTTAAAACCTATCCGCTCGAGTTCGACGTAACCGTACCGTGGGGCCAGTTTAGAACTAGGGTTGAGGCCTTCATGGAGACCTTAACGGGCCTCGAGGAGCTATTCTAA
- a CDS encoding M20/M25/M40 family metallo-hydrolase translates to MKPSSYALNLLKGMLEIYSPSGREASIASFLKDEMEKLGYRAHIDGVGNVVGTVEGSGRGPNVLLCGHMDTVPGFIPVKEVNGNIYGRGAVDAKSPLAAMIIAGSRYAEKGTGRITLAAVVDEEGLSKGIKYLIETMPQPDYALFGEPGGASSVTIGYKGSISVSVKLKTRTGHTAASWLYDNAVEKGYELWQLLRAQLAKYVVKGSYYKSLTWCLTSVKTITRPGLVPYGSLLNFNLRLPPGLTVEEAVSLVEGVIQDFKRINPRVKVGFNVLDAVEPVEVKPSSILVRAFQRAVMKKLGVKAILVRKTGTGDMNVAASKWRIPMVTYGPGDPKLDHTPDEHVNLNDYLNSIEVLVEALHTLSGLHGSINPVKA, encoded by the coding sequence ATGAAGCCTTCAAGCTACGCTTTAAACCTATTAAAGGGTATGCTTGAAATATATAGTCCCTCCGGAAGGGAGGCTAGTATAGCTAGCTTCCTTAAGGATGAAATGGAGAAGCTAGGCTACCGGGCTCATATTGACGGCGTCGGTAACGTCGTAGGGACCGTTGAAGGCTCGGGTAGAGGGCCAAACGTACTACTATGTGGCCATATGGATACCGTTCCCGGCTTCATACCGGTTAAGGAGGTTAACGGCAATATTTATGGGAGGGGGGCTGTTGACGCTAAATCGCCCCTAGCGGCCATGATCATCGCGGGTAGCCGCTACGCCGAGAAAGGTACCGGTAGGATAACGTTAGCCGCGGTCGTAGATGAGGAGGGGCTAAGTAAGGGTATAAAATACCTCATCGAAACCATGCCGCAGCCTGACTACGCCCTCTTCGGAGAGCCGGGTGGAGCTTCAAGCGTAACCATAGGGTATAAGGGTAGCATATCGGTAAGTGTTAAGCTTAAAACTAGAACCGGCCATACCGCCGCCTCATGGCTATACGATAACGCCGTTGAGAAAGGGTATGAGCTCTGGCAACTCTTAAGGGCTCAACTAGCTAAATACGTAGTTAAGGGAAGCTACTATAAGAGTCTAACCTGGTGTTTAACGAGCGTTAAAACCATTACCCGGCCCGGCCTAGTTCCATACGGCTCCCTATTAAACTTCAACCTAAGGTTGCCCCCAGGCCTCACCGTGGAGGAAGCGGTAAGCCTCGTTGAAGGCGTCATTCAGGACTTTAAACGGATTAACCCAAGGGTTAAAGTCGGGTTTAACGTTTTAGACGCCGTTGAACCCGTCGAAGTTAAACCATCCTCGATACTAGTAAGAGCCTTTCAAAGGGCCGTGATGAAGAAACTCGGGGTTAAAGCCATCCTAGTTAGGAAGACCGGTACCGGAGATATGAACGTAGCCGCCTCCAAGTGGCGTATACCCATGGTTACCTACGGCCCCGGGGATCCTAAGCTTGACCATACCCCGGACGAACACGTAAACCTAAACGATTACTTAAACTCAATAGAGGTCCTAGTTGAAGCGCTACACACCTTAAGCGGACTACACGGATCAATAAACCCGGTAAAAGCTTAA
- a CDS encoding aspartate aminotransferase family protein, whose translation MDVESLKKVEDTFLAGVYQKLPVVLVKGRGVTVWDTDGNEYVDCMGGYGVALAGHCHPKIVEAIKNQAEQLITCHGSIYNDARARFLEKLFKLTPKGLDKAYLCNSGAEAVECALKLARRYTGKRGFIAMNRAYHGKTMGALSATWDAKYRAAFEPLLQGFKFVPYGRIDKLREALTGEEAAVIVEPIQGESGVIIPPNDYLKQVRELCDEKGVLLICDEVQTGFGRTGRIWASEHWGVVPDIMCLAKPVGGGIPMGVTLAKSEVMDSFKKGEHTSTFGGNPLACAAASAFLDVLIEEKLVERAKEQGDYFKAKLESLKQRFNIVREVRGLGLMLASELRFNLVQNVVLGMLSKRVLILYSGLNTLRFLPPLVITKEQIDKACIALEEVLEEQSASLKAGI comes from the coding sequence ATGGACGTGGAATCCTTAAAGAAGGTGGAGGATACATTCCTAGCTGGCGTCTATCAAAAACTCCCAGTAGTACTCGTTAAGGGTAGGGGGGTAACGGTTTGGGATACGGATGGCAACGAGTACGTAGACTGCATGGGCGGCTACGGCGTAGCCTTAGCCGGCCATTGCCACCCGAAAATAGTTGAAGCCATAAAGAATCAAGCTGAGCAATTAATAACCTGCCACGGCTCCATCTATAACGATGCTAGAGCGCGCTTCTTAGAGAAGCTATTTAAGCTAACGCCTAAAGGGCTTGATAAGGCCTACCTATGTAATAGTGGTGCTGAAGCCGTAGAGTGCGCTTTAAAGCTAGCTCGTAGGTATACTGGTAAACGCGGCTTCATAGCTATGAATAGGGCTTACCACGGTAAAACCATGGGCGCCCTCTCCGCTACCTGGGACGCGAAGTATAGGGCGGCCTTCGAACCGTTACTCCAAGGATTTAAGTTCGTACCCTACGGAAGGATTGATAAGCTACGCGAAGCCTTAACAGGCGAGGAAGCAGCAGTCATAGTTGAACCGATACAAGGTGAAAGCGGCGTAATAATACCGCCGAACGACTACTTAAAGCAGGTTAGGGAGCTATGCGATGAGAAAGGGGTTCTACTCATCTGTGATGAGGTTCAAACCGGTTTCGGTAGGACGGGGAGGATATGGGCCTCGGAGCATTGGGGCGTAGTACCGGATATAATGTGCTTAGCTAAACCGGTTGGAGGCGGAATCCCCATGGGGGTTACGTTAGCTAAAAGCGAAGTAATGGACTCCTTTAAGAAAGGCGAGCATACTTCAACCTTCGGCGGAAACCCCTTAGCCTGCGCAGCTGCTTCAGCCTTCCTCGACGTCCTCATCGAGGAAAAACTAGTGGAACGAGCTAAGGAGCAAGGAGACTACTTTAAGGCTAAACTGGAAAGCCTTAAGCAACGCTTCAACATAGTAAGGGAGGTACGTGGACTAGGCTTAATGCTCGCTTCGGAGTTAAGGTTCAACCTCGTTCAAAACGTAGTATTAGGAATGCTATCAAAACGCGTCCTAATACTCTACTCCGGATTAAACACCTTACGCTTCCTCCCACCCTTAGTTATAACTAAGGAGCAGATAGATAAAGCATGCATAGCCCTTGAAGAAGTACTCGAAGAGCAAAGCGCCTCGCTAAAAGCAGGTATATAA
- a CDS encoding [LysW]-aminoadipate/[LysW]-glutamate kinase, which yields MVIVIKIGGDLLKGGKLNEDLINDMKSVKSGENIVVVHGGGDIVTEIAEKLGKKQVFVTSPEGFKSRYTDRETAAIYAMVMAGKLNKEITVALQSRGLPALGISGLDGGLLKAERKKKLVIIDERGRKRIIEGGYTGRIISVDTQVLTPLMEAGFIPVVAPVALGDEYEILNVDGDRAAANIAGALKANALILLTDVEGVMVNEVLVKEVHLNDVDSLIRKLGPGMITKMYAAAEAVRLGASKSIITSGLKAAPITSALAGRTGTFVVP from the coding sequence GTGGTTATCGTAATTAAGATAGGCGGCGACCTTTTAAAGGGTGGGAAGCTAAACGAGGACCTTATTAACGATATGAAGAGCGTTAAGAGCGGCGAAAACATCGTGGTAGTGCATGGAGGCGGCGATATAGTTACGGAGATAGCTGAAAAACTAGGTAAGAAGCAGGTTTTCGTAACAAGCCCTGAAGGCTTTAAAAGCAGGTATACCGATAGGGAAACGGCCGCGATATACGCCATGGTGATGGCCGGCAAGCTGAATAAGGAGATCACCGTCGCCCTTCAAAGTAGGGGTCTACCAGCCCTAGGTATATCGGGGCTTGACGGCGGGCTGCTAAAAGCTGAACGTAAGAAGAAGCTCGTCATCATCGATGAGCGTGGGCGTAAACGAATAATAGAAGGTGGATATACGGGCCGTATTATTAGCGTTGATACTCAAGTATTAACCCCATTAATGGAAGCGGGCTTCATACCCGTCGTAGCCCCGGTAGCTCTAGGCGATGAATATGAAATACTTAACGTCGACGGGGATCGGGCCGCTGCTAATATAGCTGGCGCGCTTAAAGCTAACGCCTTAATCCTCCTAACGGACGTAGAAGGAGTTATGGTGAACGAAGTACTCGTAAAGGAGGTACACTTAAACGATGTTGACTCCTTAATAAGGAAGCTAGGGCCCGGAATGATAACTAAGATGTACGCCGCCGCCGAAGCCGTAAGGCTAGGCGCCTCCAAATCCATAATAACCTCAGGTTTAAAAGCCGCACCGATTACATCAGCCCTAGCCGGAAGAACCGGTACGTTCGTGGTGCCTTAA
- a CDS encoding 3-hydroxyacyl-CoA dehydrogenase family protein — MALRADEVRKVCVIGFGVMGTGIAQVFAQYGYEVSVRDLKEETLKRGLEVIKSGPFGLMKAVEKGKLTKEQAEAAFSRIRTYTDLREAVKGADLVIEAIIEDLDVKRQLFKELDELCPPRAILASNTSTLSITAIGGATKRPDKVVGMHFFNPVPAMRLVEIVVGLGTSQETVNTVKELAVRIGKTPVVCKDVPGFIANRIALPYLVEAMRVYEQGIASKEDIDTAMKLGYGFPMGPLELLDLIGHDTTLNVLESMYRETLDAKYAPPTILKQMVRAGWLGRKTGRGFYEYRK; from the coding sequence TTGGCGTTAAGGGCGGACGAAGTTAGGAAGGTATGCGTTATAGGCTTCGGCGTCATGGGGACAGGTATAGCGCAGGTGTTCGCGCAGTATGGCTATGAAGTGTCTGTTCGGGATTTAAAGGAGGAAACGCTGAAGCGAGGCTTGGAGGTTATTAAGTCGGGGCCCTTCGGACTTATGAAGGCCGTGGAGAAGGGTAAATTAACGAAGGAACAGGCCGAGGCTGCGTTTTCGAGGATAAGGACGTATACCGATCTACGCGAAGCGGTTAAGGGGGCGGACTTGGTTATTGAGGCGATAATAGAGGATCTCGACGTTAAAAGGCAGCTATTTAAGGAGCTCGATGAACTATGCCCTCCACGCGCCATTCTAGCTAGTAATACTTCAACGTTGAGTATAACCGCCATAGGCGGCGCTACTAAAAGGCCTGATAAGGTGGTTGGAATGCATTTCTTTAACCCCGTACCGGCTATGAGGCTTGTAGAAATAGTAGTGGGGCTTGGTACTTCGCAGGAAACGGTTAATACCGTTAAGGAGTTAGCTGTTAGGATCGGTAAAACCCCGGTGGTTTGTAAGGATGTACCCGGCTTCATAGCCAATAGGATAGCGCTTCCATACCTAGTTGAGGCTATGCGCGTCTACGAACAGGGTATAGCCTCGAAGGAGGATATAGATACCGCTATGAAGCTTGGCTACGGCTTCCCCATGGGGCCCTTGGAGCTTTTAGACCTAATAGGCCATGATACCACGTTAAACGTCCTAGAGTCGATGTATAGGGAGACCTTAGACGCTAAGTACGCGCCTCCGACAATACTTAAGCAGATGGTACGCGCCGGCTGGCTCGGTAGGAAAACGGGTCGCGGCTTCTACGAGTATAGGAAGTAG
- a CDS encoding VTT domain-containing protein, whose protein sequence is MDAELLYELVVRYGYPASFIAGLLSHVIPFIALPYLTVVWTLSKTLNPVILGVLSGLGAGIGKLSSYYVGLQGGRLIAGSKRSIQLDALKGLIKNYGALAAFIASITPLPDDVFLIPLGMMKYELWKYLAATISGKVLLCLTVATAGRLMGGLLDIILGEGGVYSFLASILIVAALIYLVFKIDWVKLTGVLSVQGWQGLVNLVAKEGLKALIVKKQPLHSPEPAKARPENRE, encoded by the coding sequence TTGGATGCTGAGCTACTCTACGAGCTAGTCGTAAGGTACGGTTACCCAGCCTCCTTCATAGCCGGCCTCCTATCCCACGTCATCCCCTTCATAGCCTTACCCTACCTAACCGTGGTTTGGACCCTATCCAAGACCCTAAACCCCGTAATCCTCGGCGTGTTAAGCGGGCTAGGCGCTGGCATCGGTAAGTTATCCTCCTACTACGTGGGGCTTCAAGGAGGTAGGCTTATAGCCGGCTCTAAACGTAGTATTCAACTCGACGCGCTTAAAGGCCTCATTAAGAATTACGGGGCCCTAGCTGCCTTCATAGCCTCGATTACACCGCTACCCGACGACGTGTTCCTAATACCGCTAGGCATGATGAAGTACGAGCTATGGAAATACCTAGCGGCAACGATATCCGGAAAGGTACTCCTATGCCTCACGGTAGCTACAGCCGGCCGCTTAATGGGCGGTTTACTCGACATCATCCTAGGTGAAGGAGGGGTTTACAGCTTCCTAGCCTCGATCTTGATTGTAGCGGCACTAATCTACCTCGTGTTTAAAATAGACTGGGTTAAATTAACAGGGGTACTTAGCGTTCAGGGATGGCAAGGCCTAGTAAACCTAGTAGCTAAGGAGGGTTTAAAGGCCCTCATCGTTAAGAAGCAACCGTTACACAGCCCAGAACCCGCGAAGGCCCGGCCGGAAAACCGGGAATAA
- a CDS encoding type II toxin-antitoxin system VapC family toxin: MKLLDTNVVIEMLRKKEYEAGAISPITLMEILRGIGAEKRPKVKRLLEESFTLLSVDNKTIEAYCALYSKLREEGKLIPDADLLIAAIAIAHNLPLKTKDEHFKKLTTLGLTLAQTP; this comes from the coding sequence ATGAAGCTCTTAGACACGAACGTAGTAATTGAAATGCTGAGGAAGAAGGAATACGAGGCTGGGGCGATCTCGCCCATAACGCTTATGGAAATATTGAGGGGGATAGGGGCTGAAAAAAGGCCTAAGGTTAAGCGACTCCTCGAGGAAAGCTTCACCCTATTAAGCGTAGACAACAAGACCATAGAGGCTTATTGCGCCCTCTACAGCAAACTTAGGGAAGAGGGCAAACTAATACCTGACGCCGACCTCCTCATAGCCGCAATAGCGATAGCCCACAACCTACCTTTAAAAACAAAAGACGAACACTTCAAAAAACTAACAACCTTAGGCTTAACATTAGCACAGACACCTTAA
- a CDS encoding ATP-dependent DNA helicase: protein MDKAALEERVKAFFPYPGFRPHQLELISFAYRVFKSGRIGLVSSPCGTGKSISVLTAYLMARSEGYAGRLLALTRTKNQLEIYCREIKRVKEYSGLSITAAMFKSKREMCPRVKLDAKLKDVSYHDFLRYCRGLKSGAYRASCQFYENTLLNGWKPTGRARAVVDLIVRRGPLMPNEVYSLCESYGLCPYEVTKLLSSRADLIVGSYNYALLTPIRSSIMAKARLKPLIVDAVFDEAHSLPRYAIDILSDELSTRSMRMAEDEARNYGVKGFEVLRLLARKVVGEGRKALSRVKLDEEALISRDKLTSWIIRKAKLKDLDDLLEQLSFLEDEGERIRHVKVEEGKAPTSYLARCASFLTDWIRATPPAYVHYVKAVEGVNGETYWKLGLKCLDSSSATSIVNRFRSAILMSGTLWGFDYYVEVLGLDKARVSSLSLPYPFPRENRLILVDLSSTSKYEKRCDELWAKIASRLTELLKAIGGRVAVYTPSYEVLKAILGRLKVDRPAIVEEEHTRIDEVIEKVKAFNECVVFGVAGGKLSEGVDITDDKGRGLLSAVVIVGLPYPKKTEVHEALINYYKDRFGARAVEYANEAPCINTLAQTAGRLIRGPEDKGFIVLMDYRAAKPRFKEKLPSDWREDLRCHRSVEKLVVEVQQAYLKWDKKGRVN from the coding sequence GTGGATAAAGCTGCGCTTGAAGAGAGGGTTAAGGCTTTCTTTCCCTATCCCGGGTTTAGGCCTCATCAGCTCGAGCTAATATCGTTCGCTTACCGCGTTTTTAAGAGCGGGAGGATAGGGCTTGTTTCCTCGCCCTGCGGAACGGGCAAGTCGATATCCGTGTTAACCGCCTACTTAATGGCTAGGAGCGAGGGATACGCAGGTAGGCTTTTAGCGCTTACGAGGACTAAAAACCAGCTTGAAATATACTGCCGCGAGATTAAGAGGGTTAAGGAGTATAGCGGGTTGAGTATTACTGCCGCCATGTTTAAGAGTAAGCGGGAGATGTGTCCAAGGGTTAAACTCGACGCGAAGCTTAAAGACGTAAGCTACCACGACTTCTTAAGGTATTGTAGAGGGTTGAAGAGCGGAGCTTATAGGGCTTCCTGCCAATTCTACGAGAATACGCTACTTAACGGTTGGAAACCTACCGGTAGGGCTAGAGCGGTAGTCGACCTTATAGTAAGGAGGGGCCCATTAATGCCGAACGAGGTGTATTCGCTATGCGAAAGCTACGGTCTATGCCCATACGAGGTTACTAAGCTTCTATCAAGCCGAGCCGACCTAATAGTCGGTAGCTATAATTATGCGTTGCTAACGCCCATTAGATCGTCGATAATGGCTAAAGCTAGGCTTAAACCATTAATAGTGGACGCCGTATTCGATGAAGCGCACTCACTACCTAGATACGCTATCGATATACTCTCCGATGAGCTATCCACGAGGAGTATGCGTATGGCTGAGGATGAAGCTAGAAACTACGGGGTTAAAGGATTCGAAGTCCTAAGGCTATTAGCTAGGAAGGTGGTAGGGGAGGGTAGGAAGGCTTTAAGCAGGGTGAAGCTTGACGAGGAAGCCTTAATCAGTAGGGATAAGCTGACCTCATGGATTATAAGGAAGGCTAAGCTAAAGGACCTCGACGACCTATTAGAACAACTCTCCTTCCTAGAGGATGAAGGTGAAAGAATACGTCACGTTAAGGTTGAAGAGGGTAAAGCGCCTACCTCCTACCTAGCTAGATGTGCATCCTTCCTAACCGATTGGATTAGGGCTACACCGCCAGCCTACGTTCACTACGTGAAAGCGGTGGAAGGCGTTAACGGTGAAACCTATTGGAAGCTAGGGTTAAAGTGTTTAGATTCCTCCTCGGCTACATCAATAGTTAATAGGTTTAGGTCAGCCATATTAATGTCCGGGACCCTTTGGGGCTTTGACTACTACGTAGAGGTTTTAGGCTTGGATAAGGCTAGGGTATCCTCCCTAAGCCTACCCTACCCTTTCCCGCGTGAGAATAGGCTCATCCTCGTAGATTTATCCTCGACAAGTAAGTACGAGAAGCGCTGCGATGAACTATGGGCTAAGATTGCTTCAAGGCTTACCGAGCTCCTTAAAGCCATAGGGGGTAGGGTTGCCGTTTACACACCCTCCTACGAGGTTTTAAAGGCTATACTCGGAAGGCTTAAGGTCGATAGGCCGGCCATCGTTGAAGAGGAGCATACTAGGATCGATGAGGTGATCGAGAAGGTTAAAGCCTTCAACGAATGCGTAGTGTTCGGCGTAGCCGGCGGGAAGCTTAGTGAAGGAGTCGATATAACCGATGATAAGGGTAGGGGGCTACTATCCGCCGTAGTGATCGTAGGATTGCCTTACCCTAAGAAGACGGAGGTTCATGAAGCCCTCATCAACTACTACAAGGATAGGTTCGGGGCTAGGGCTGTGGAGTACGCTAATGAAGCCCCTTGCATTAATACCTTAGCTCAAACGGCCGGCAGGCTGATTAGGGGGCCTGAGGATAAGGGCTTCATCGTGTTAATGGATTATCGAGCGGCTAAACCTAGGTTTAAGGAGAAGCTACCAAGCGATTGGAGGGAGGATTTACGCTGTCATAGAAGCGTTGAGAAACTAGTGGTTGAAGTACAGCAGGCTTACTTAAAGTGGGATAAAAAGGGTAGGGTTAACTAG